A single genomic interval of Oryza sativa Japonica Group chromosome 7, ASM3414082v1 harbors:
- the LOC4343925 gene encoding uncharacterized protein translates to MGKTEHKKKQQQHGGDEAAAAAKERLDRFKAWLMHFDGDGDEHISRRELRDAIRSGGARFATVRAWVNLYLADKNRNGVIDDGEIKHLMDLTEKDLDLSKLQPTPAAARPTATGAPPAMVVVSACQFQTTPLVSRTIDLRKLTAKPVLSSTANN, encoded by the coding sequence ATGGGGAAGACGGAGCacaagaagaagcagcagcagcacggcggcgatgaggcggcggcggcggccaaggaGAGGCTGGATCGCTTCAAGGCGTGGCTGATGCAtttcgacggcgacggcgacgagcataTCAGCCGGAGGGAGCTCCGGGACGCCATCCGCTCCGGCGGCGCCCGGTTCGCCACCGTCCGGGCGTGGGTCAACCTCTACCTCGCCGACAAGAACCGGAACGGCGTcatcgacgacggcgagatcaAGCACCTCATGGACCTGACCGAGAAGGACCTCGACCTCAGCAAGCTGCAGCCCACGCCTGCGGCAgcacggccgacggcgaccggcgcCCCGCCGGCCATGGTGGTGGTCTCGGCGTGCCAGTTCCAGACGACTCCTCTCGTCTCTCGTACCATTGACCTACGCAAATTAACTGCCAAACCAGTACTTTCTAGTACCGCCAATAATTAG